From Neodiprion pinetum isolate iyNeoPine1 chromosome 7, iyNeoPine1.2, whole genome shotgun sequence, a single genomic window includes:
- the LOC124223322 gene encoding hemolymph lipopolysaccharide-binding protein-like: MSVGFIAIQTLLCFVSYTMEEKSSAKSVVLVFARTANGTTGNADPTCLLRNPPVVRRDDYTYFPGIGGYKLHSQRVSWNQARITCEEEGGHLAIINSLAERDAVVTVLKAINPNPAYVSLGFHDLYQEGHYVTIHEQTLTRAGFNEWATGEPNNFWFSENCGSLHSSGGLNDHRCRKPLPFVCEHPIH, translated from the exons ATGTCGGTCGGGTTTATCGCGATTCAAACGTTGCTGTGCTTCGTATCTTATACTATGGAGGAAAAATCATCCGCGAAGTCCGTCGTCCTCGTGTTCGCTCGTACAGCAAACG GAACAACTGGAAACGCAGATCCGACCTGCCTTCTTCGAAATCCACCGGTTGTCAGAAGAGACGACTACAC GTACTTTCCGGGCATCGGTGGCTACAAGCTGCACTCGCAAAGGGTTTCGTGGAACCAAGCTCGAATCACCTGCGAAGAGGAAGGCGGGCACCTGGCCATCATCAATTCTTTGGCCGAGAGGGATGCAGTGGTGACGGTGCTCAAGGCAATAAACCCAAATCCGGCATATGTCAGTCTGGGTTTCCACGATCTTTACCAGGAGGGCCACTACGTCACCATCCACGAGCAAACTCTGACCAGGGCTGGGTTCAACGAATGGGCGACAGGAGAACCCAATAATTTTTGGTTCTCTGAAAATTGTGGATCGTTGCACTCGAGTGGCGGGCTCAATGACCACAGATGCCGTAAACCATTGCCTTTCGTATGCGAACACCCAATTCATTGA